In a genomic window of Gossypium arboreum isolate Shixiya-1 chromosome 7, ASM2569848v2, whole genome shotgun sequence:
- the LOC108487683 gene encoding uncharacterized protein LOC108487683 isoform X1: MASMLSSQGMVLATAMAVSGTVILLAFRYQKSFPLPHPSQQVLRSCISSEGRKREKKKKKKVHFAEDVMEPRGDGLQLKNHVRIFRNNSSSKLKKFGGDGGKHGGEMPANRVALYNGILRDRGVQRLAYSY; this comes from the exons ATGGCTTCAATGTTGAGCTCTCAAGGAATGGTGCTTGCAACAGCTATGGCAGTCTCAGGCACTGTAATTCTTCTCGCTTTTCGATATCAGAAATCTTTCCCTCTCCCCCATCCTTCACAACAAGTTCTTCGCTCCTGCATATCTTCTG aagggaggaaaagggagaagaaaaagaagaagaaagtgcACTTTGCAGAAGATGTGATGGAGCCCAGAGGCGATGGATTACAGTTGAAGAATCACGTTAGAATATTTAGAAATAATTCTTCATCAAAGTTGAAGAAATTTGGTGGTGATGGTGGTAAACATGGAGGAGAAATGCCTGCGAACAGAGTTGCTCTTTACAATGGAATTCTAAGGGATCGTGGTGTTCAACGATTGGCTTATTCTTActga
- the LOC108487683 gene encoding uncharacterized protein LOC108487683 isoform X2, with protein sequence MASMLSSQGMVLATAMAVSGTVILLAFRYQKSFPLPHPSQQVLRSCISSGRKREKKKKKKVHFAEDVMEPRGDGLQLKNHVRIFRNNSSSKLKKFGGDGGKHGGEMPANRVALYNGILRDRGVQRLAYSY encoded by the exons ATGGCTTCAATGTTGAGCTCTCAAGGAATGGTGCTTGCAACAGCTATGGCAGTCTCAGGCACTGTAATTCTTCTCGCTTTTCGATATCAGAAATCTTTCCCTCTCCCCCATCCTTCACAACAAGTTCTTCGCTCCTGCATATCTTCTG ggaggaaaagggagaagaaaaagaagaagaaagtgcACTTTGCAGAAGATGTGATGGAGCCCAGAGGCGATGGATTACAGTTGAAGAATCACGTTAGAATATTTAGAAATAATTCTTCATCAAAGTTGAAGAAATTTGGTGGTGATGGTGGTAAACATGGAGGAGAAATGCCTGCGAACAGAGTTGCTCTTTACAATGGAATTCTAAGGGATCGTGGTGTTCAACGATTGGCTTATTCTTActga
- the LOC108472111 gene encoding EIN3-binding F-box protein 1-like, producing the protein MPALVNYSGDDDFFIRKNSIELGRLCSISSQADVYWPPHKRVRISAPFLFRETDFEQNKQPSINDLPGECIFEIFKRLPSGRERSLCACVSKRWLRLLSSIRKGEYRSSNVVKENIDSVSYAIETISSNENGGYLTRCLEGKKATDVRLAAVAVGTSGRGGLGKLSIRGSNSSCGVTNFGLSSIARGCPSLKSLSLWNVPHVGDVGLYEIAKECHLLEKLDLCQCPAVSSKGLIAIAENCLNLTALRIESCPKIGNESLQAVGKLCPKLQSISIKDCPLVGDHGVSSLFSLASSVLSKVKLEGLKISDFSLSVIGYYGKSVTNLMLSGLGNVSEKGFWVMGNAQGLQKLVSLMITSCRGLTDVSLEAMGKGCANLKQMCLRSCRFVSDDGLLAFSKAQGSLECLQLEECNKVTQSGIIGFLSNCGLKSLALVKCMGIRDISLDTPLSSPCNSLKSLSVKNCPGFGTASLAMVGNLCPQLQHVDLSGLYGITDAGLLPLLESCKEGLAKVNLSGCLNLTDEVVLALTRLHGGTVELLNLDGCRRITDASLVAVADNCVFLNDLDVSRCAISDSGVAALSHAEQLNLQVVSFSGCLGVSNKSMPFLKQLGKTLVGLNLQHCNSISARTVELLVECLWRCDILF; encoded by the exons ATGCCTGCTCTTGTTAATTACAGCG GTGATGATGATTTTTTTATTAGGAAAAACTCCATAGAGTTGGGCAGATTGTGTTCAATCAGTTCCCAAGCGGATGTGTATTGGCCTCCTCATAAAAGAGTTCGTATTAGTGCCCCATTTCTCTTTCGGGAAACTGATTTTGAGCAGAACAAGCAACCATCAATCAATGACCTTCCCGGTGAATGTATTTTTGAGATCTTCAAGCGACTTCCTAGTGGCAGAGAAAGGAGCTTGTGTGCTTGCGTCTCAAAGAGGTGGCTTAGGCTTCTGAGCAGCATTCGCAAGGGTGAATACAGGTCATCAAATGTCGTCAAGGAGAATATTGATTCGGTTTCTTATGCCATCGAGACAATCTCATCTAATGAAAATGGTGGGTATCTTACAAGGTGCTTGGAAGGGAAGAAAGCAACTGACGTGAGGCTTGCTGCAGTTGCTGTTGGAACCAGTGGTCGTGGTGGACTGGGAAAGCTTTCTATTCGTGGAAGCAACTCTTCTTGCGGAGTAACTAACTTTGGTCTATCTTCCATAGCCCGTGGTTGCCCTTCTCTCAAGTCACTTTCTTTGTGGAACGTCCCTCATGTTGGAGATGTAGGTCTGTATGAGATAGCTAAAGAATGCCATTTGTTGGAGAAGCTTGACCTTTGCCAGTGCCCTGCAGTTTCAAGCAAGGGTCTGATTGCGATTGCAGAGAACTGTCTTAATTTGACCGCTTTAAGAATTGAATCTTGTCCAAAGATTGGTAATGAGAGCCTCCAAGCTGTCGGAAAGCTTTGCCCCAAGCTGCAGTCCATCTCTATCAAGGACTGTCCACTTGTAGGAGATCATGGAGTTTCAAGCCTGTTTTCATTAGCATCCTCTGTTCTTTCAAAGGTCAAGCTTGAGGGATTAAAAATCTCAGATTTTTCTCTTTCTGTGATAGGATACTACGGCAAGTCTGTGACAAATCTAATGCTCAGTGGTTTAGGAAATGTGAGCGAGAAAGGATTTTGGGTCATGGGTAACGCTCAGGGTTTGCAAAAGTTGGTATCTTTGATGATTACTTCATGCCGGGGGCTAACAGATGTTAGTCTTGAAGCCATGGGAAAAGGATGTGCAAACCTGAAGCAGATGTGCCTTCGCAGTTGTAGATTTGTCTCGGATGATGGCTTGCTGGCTTTCTCCAAGGCCCAAGGTTCTCTTGAGTGCCTGCAATTGGAGGAGTGCAACAAGGTCACACAATCTGGGATTATTGGTTTCCTCTCAAACTGTGGATTAAAATCTCTTGCTCTAGTAAAGTGTATGGGAATTAGGGATATATCCTTGGATACTCCTTTGTCCTCCCCTTGCAATTCACTTAAATCCTTGTCCGTAAAGAACTGCCCCGGGTTTGGGACTGCCAGCCTGGCTATGGTGGGCAATTTGTGCCCTCAGCTTCAACATGTAGATCTGAGTGGACTTTATGGCATCACAGATGCAGGTCTCTTGCCTCTTCTGGAGAGTTGCAAGGAAGGACTTGCAAAGGTGAACTTGAGCGGCTGCTTAAATTTGACAGATGAGGTAGTTTTGGCCTTGACCAGGTTACATGGTGGAACCGTTGAATTGCTCAATCTTGATGGTTGCCGCAGGATTACTGATGCAAGTTTGGTGGCAGTTGCAGACAATTGTGTTTTCCTCAATGATTTGGATGTCTCCAGGTGTGCAATCTCCGATTCCGGTGTTGCTGCCTTATCTCATGCAGAGCAACTCAATTTGCAAGTCGTTTCGTTTTCAGGCTGTTTGGGAGTTTCAAACAAAAGCATGCCTTTCCTAAAACAATTGGGCAAGACCCTGGTGGGATTGAATCTCCAGCACTGCAATTCAATCAGTGCTCGAACTGTTGAGCTGCTTGTAGAGTGCTTGTGGAGATGTGACATCCTTTTCTAA